A region of Paenibacillus thiaminolyticus DNA encodes the following proteins:
- a CDS encoding DinB family protein gives MKRYDFNPDPRMSPTVGLLHAAVTYNYERLKRLVAGLNQTDIDYRGPDHQMNSIAQLLRHLAVVDLEWVYRLQSMAVPAELAERFGPMTDAEGRLPAIRGIPLETLLDEYDYVQDRFREICLGLRDEDLERSVPYENGHQAAIRWAIWHVADHSRHHYANIAHLKKCLRERNAP, from the coding sequence ATGAAACGCTACGATTTTAATCCGGATCCGCGCATGTCGCCGACCGTAGGCTTGCTGCACGCCGCCGTCACTTATAATTACGAGCGGCTGAAGCGTCTGGTCGCCGGCTTGAACCAGACGGACATCGATTATCGGGGGCCGGATCATCAGATGAATAGCATTGCCCAGCTTCTCCGGCATCTTGCCGTCGTTGATCTTGAGTGGGTATACCGTCTGCAGTCGATGGCGGTTCCGGCAGAGCTTGCCGAACGCTTCGGGCCGATGACGGACGCGGAAGGGAGACTGCCGGCGATTCGCGGCATCCCGCTGGAGACGCTGTTGGATGAATATGATTACGTTCAGGACAGATTCAGGGAGATCTGCTTGGGGCTGCGCGACGAAGATCTGGAACGCTCGGTACCCTACGAGAACGGGCATCAGGCTGCGATTCGCTGGGCCATCTGGCATGTTGCCGATCACAGCCGCCACCATTATGCGAATATCGCCCATCTCAAAAAATGCTTGCGGGAGAGAAACGCGCCGTGA
- a CDS encoding DUF4214 domain-containing protein: protein MSRHYRIIHHFYELMRQEGKDFVRHMYIQMLHREPGEAELHHYVSLLSLRTDKSWIAMSVLCSEEAEQLYHRPAITLIPQQQGTIASRVHSFYTAEPLFFLHSLYAELLGRAPDPAGMEGHSRTLSSGASRKTLLSAFVKSEECQRLLSGPNLLPLPLQPHPAAVGWGGSSPVTQIGIFLGYPHPLALDGEGIGRFLYRLIEGFLTIRHDTVIHIAATHYNEADTRNIFNGLNARFPGRCQVVGSNNIGWINDHVPADIWIVPIVSLDLALYLKKPYILCLHDLVHHQLPELYSAYQSEFCNRVNRTAYYVMEGAAAIVSSSQYVRLHHAVALGGMPMAKTHVIRLAPPSSEYRSFPSVPEAVFRATYQLFEPYIVFPTVLRLHKNFERLIVAFLRYRQSPDGFASRLCLVFTDDLSNNPKRAEVMHLLLQCRNKEIRGSVRFLGRIPKSHIPSLYQYAAGTIVPTLFEGSCPFPILESLTMGTPAAVSKLEVTKELIQDMEGFLAFNPYSLEEMEAAIRGLWLHRNQLLPRQQSAISQAMQRSWNDVAAEYYALIQYVAAAGG, encoded by the coding sequence TTGAGCCGTCATTATCGAATCATTCATCATTTCTATGAGCTGATGAGACAGGAAGGGAAGGATTTTGTCCGACATATGTATATTCAGATGCTTCACCGTGAACCGGGCGAAGCCGAGCTGCACCATTACGTCAGTCTTCTATCCCTGCGAACAGACAAGTCATGGATTGCGATGAGCGTCCTGTGCAGTGAAGAAGCCGAACAGCTGTATCACCGCCCGGCCATCACGCTGATTCCTCAGCAGCAGGGCACCATCGCCAGCCGTGTTCACTCCTTTTATACTGCCGAACCGCTCTTTTTCCTTCACTCTTTATATGCAGAACTGCTCGGGCGCGCCCCTGATCCAGCCGGGATGGAAGGGCATTCGCGCACTCTCTCTTCCGGCGCCTCGCGCAAGACCCTGCTCAGTGCCTTCGTCAAGTCGGAGGAATGCCAGCGGCTTCTGTCTGGGCCGAACCTCCTTCCTCTTCCGCTGCAGCCGCATCCGGCTGCGGTGGGATGGGGCGGAAGTTCTCCCGTGACGCAGATCGGCATCTTCCTGGGCTACCCCCATCCCCTTGCCCTCGACGGCGAAGGGATCGGAAGATTTCTGTACCGGCTTATCGAGGGCTTCCTGACGATACGGCACGATACGGTCATCCATATTGCAGCTACACATTACAATGAAGCGGACACCCGCAACATCTTTAATGGCTTGAATGCCCGCTTTCCCGGCCGCTGCCAGGTTGTAGGATCCAATAACATCGGCTGGATCAACGATCATGTCCCCGCCGACATCTGGATCGTCCCTATCGTCTCGCTCGATCTGGCCCTGTATCTGAAGAAGCCGTATATTCTTTGTCTGCATGACCTCGTCCATCACCAATTGCCGGAGTTATATTCCGCGTACCAATCGGAGTTCTGCAACCGGGTGAACCGCACCGCCTATTATGTGATGGAGGGAGCTGCGGCCATCGTCTCTAGCTCGCAGTATGTCCGGCTGCATCACGCCGTCGCCCTGGGAGGAATGCCGATGGCCAAGACTCATGTCATTCGCCTGGCCCCGCCCAGCAGCGAATACCGATCCTTCCCGTCCGTTCCCGAAGCGGTATTCCGGGCGACATATCAGCTCTTCGAGCCTTATATTGTATTCCCGACGGTCCTCCGTCTTCACAAAAACTTCGAGCGCCTCATCGTCGCCTTCCTCCGGTACAGACAGTCGCCGGACGGCTTCGCATCCCGCCTGTGTCTCGTGTTCACAGACGATTTGAGCAACAATCCGAAGCGGGCCGAAGTGATGCATCTTCTCCTTCAGTGCCGGAACAAAGAAATCCGCGGCAGCGTCCGCTTTCTCGGCCGCATTCCGAAATCCCATATCCCTTCCTTGTATCAGTATGCAGCCGGCACCATTGTCCCGACGTTATTCGAGGGCAGCTGCCCGTTCCCGATACTGGAATCGTTGACGATGGGAACTCCGGCGGCGGTCAGCAAGCTGGAAGTGACGAAGGAACTGATACAGGATATGGAAGGATTTCTGGCCTTCAATCCGTATTCTCTGGAGGAAATGGAGGCTGCTATCCGAGGACTGTGGCTGCACCGGAATCAATTGCTGCCGCGTCAGCAGTCCGCGATAAGCCAGGCGATGCAGCGCTCCTGGAACGATGTCGCCGCCGAATATTACGCCCTTATCCAGTATGTCGCGGCAGCAGGCGGCTGA
- a CDS encoding DegT/DnrJ/EryC1/StrS family aminotransferase, protein MKKYYPIAAPILNGNEKKYVADCLDSTWISSNGSYLGMFEQQFAAFCQTKHAITCSNGTTALHLALIAHGVEPGDEVIVPTLTFAATANAVAYCGATPVFVDSEPETWNMDPKAVVRKITPRTKGIIAVHLYGHPVHMDPIMQAAREHGLFVIEDAAEAIGAEYKGRRAGSLGHTAAFSLFGNKIITTGEGGIITTDDDDIAENIRLFKGQGMDKSRKYWHTVIGYNYRMTNIQAAIGCAQVENIDWHIQQRIRVAMHYYDCLQYDERISLPVQKVWSKNVYWMMSVVLNGCSEAKRDRVMERLKEDGIETRPFFYPMHILPPYRHLQPHTEFPVANRIAAQGINLPSHGVLTEEDIHWIGGKLQSALDKES, encoded by the coding sequence ATGAAGAAATATTATCCTATAGCAGCTCCGATTCTGAACGGGAATGAGAAAAAATATGTAGCCGATTGTCTCGATTCGACGTGGATTTCTTCCAACGGTTCGTATCTGGGCATGTTCGAGCAGCAATTCGCCGCTTTTTGCCAGACGAAGCATGCAATTACTTGCAGCAACGGTACGACCGCGCTCCATCTGGCGCTCATCGCGCACGGAGTCGAACCGGGAGATGAAGTGATTGTTCCGACGCTGACATTCGCCGCTACGGCGAATGCTGTCGCGTATTGCGGGGCGACACCGGTGTTCGTCGATTCCGAGCCGGAGACGTGGAACATGGATCCGAAGGCGGTCGTGCGTAAGATTACGCCCCGAACGAAGGGCATTATTGCCGTCCATCTGTACGGGCACCCCGTTCATATGGATCCGATTATGCAAGCGGCACGGGAACACGGATTATTTGTCATCGAGGATGCCGCCGAAGCCATCGGCGCCGAATACAAGGGAAGAAGAGCTGGCTCTCTCGGCCACACGGCCGCCTTCAGCTTATTCGGCAATAAAATCATTACAACAGGCGAAGGCGGCATCATTACTACGGATGATGACGATATCGCCGAGAACATTCGCCTGTTCAAAGGACAGGGCATGGATAAATCCCGCAAATATTGGCATACGGTCATTGGATACAATTACCGCATGACCAATATCCAGGCCGCGATCGGCTGCGCGCAAGTCGAAAATATCGACTGGCATATCCAACAGCGCATTCGAGTAGCCATGCATTATTACGACTGCCTGCAGTACGATGAACGAATCTCGCTGCCGGTCCAGAAGGTATGGTCCAAAAACGTCTATTGGATGATGAGCGTCGTATTGAACGGGTGCTCGGAAGCGAAGCGGGACCGGGTCATGGAGCGATTGAAGGAGGATGGCATCGAGACGAGACCGTTCTTCTACCCGATGCACATTCTTCCGCCGTATCGGCATCTGCAGCCGCATACGGAGTTCCCGGTCGCGAACCGAATCGCTGCCCAAGGGATCAACTTGCCGAGCCATGGGGTATTGACCGAGGAAGATATTCATTGGATTGGCGGCAAGCTGCAGAGTGCGCTAGACAAGGAATCCTAA
- a CDS encoding glycosyltransferase family 61 protein yields the protein MNTIPNLFYHRTRDWAARYAFDIQSLQERYKIIYPEETAVLPAPKGVDLPRWPPLCRFDEAFVAVIPEGRVMTGCGYVVTPDHRRLLDVELAYPYPFNELPPPQYTTDTVATLMWGWNIPGSAYTHAIFGHWFFDILPRIHLLEQSGIAIDKYLIGQLIYPFQYESLQMLGFPMDKLIQVDRNDFHLAARKLVVPAVPFVLGGCPRWANQFIRSRLKDAHSIPPRPGYERIYVSRQDAHVRHVVNEEEVMQVLAENGFVRIVLTPLSTADKIAIYSSAHIIVSPFGSGSINTVFCNPGSTLIELTPVTVMDGYFWKISNHAGMNYFEVLCNIEQPPKPLGGSDNLIVDIDKLKRVLHMAGI from the coding sequence ATGAATACGATCCCTAATCTTTTCTATCACCGGACGCGAGACTGGGCTGCCAGGTATGCCTTTGATATTCAATCGCTGCAAGAGCGGTACAAAATCATTTATCCGGAAGAAACCGCCGTCTTGCCTGCGCCCAAAGGGGTGGACTTGCCCCGTTGGCCGCCGCTATGCCGCTTCGACGAGGCCTTTGTGGCAGTCATCCCGGAAGGAAGAGTCATGACGGGGTGCGGGTACGTTGTTACCCCCGACCATCGCCGGCTTCTCGACGTGGAACTCGCCTATCCCTACCCGTTCAACGAGCTTCCTCCGCCGCAATATACAACTGACACCGTGGCCACATTAATGTGGGGCTGGAATATTCCCGGCTCCGCATATACACATGCCATTTTCGGGCATTGGTTTTTTGACATTTTGCCCCGAATTCATCTGCTGGAACAGAGCGGAATCGCTATCGATAAATATTTGATTGGCCAACTGATTTATCCATTTCAATATGAATCGCTGCAAATGCTCGGTTTTCCGATGGATAAGTTAATTCAAGTCGACCGGAACGACTTCCATCTGGCCGCGCGCAAGCTGGTCGTGCCTGCCGTCCCGTTCGTTCTGGGCGGGTGTCCCCGTTGGGCCAATCAATTCATCCGCTCCCGCCTGAAAGACGCTCATTCCATTCCTCCCCGTCCCGGCTATGAACGAATCTATGTCAGCCGGCAGGATGCGCACGTCCGTCACGTCGTCAATGAAGAGGAAGTTATGCAAGTGCTGGCCGAGAATGGCTTTGTCCGCATTGTGCTCACCCCGCTGTCCACGGCGGATAAAATTGCAATCTATTCTTCCGCTCACATTATCGTCTCTCCGTTCGGAAGCGGAAGCATTAATACTGTTTTTTGCAATCCAGGCTCTACCCTGATCGAACTAACGCCTGTTACGGTTATGGATGGTTACTTCTGGAAAATAAGCAATCATGCCGGGATGAACTACTTCGAGGTGCTCTGTAATATCGAGCAGCCGCCGAAGCCGCTCGGCGGCTCTGACAACCTGATCGTAGACATTGACAAGCTGAAGCGCGTGCTTCATATGGCGGGAATCTAG
- a CDS encoding glycosyltransferase yields the protein MKIVIWCANLISVGGGARLLSNLLPAMARQAGIERVRLVISAETRFRERLYGISYPNMEIAYFSGSIQSAEGQALLQDMHVVYFFWPHGPEYVPIGMPAICTFHDTTVLDYVPPFLSGSVVTYVWRAAKEWLDNMTSIVVSSHHVKGRLIQHFGPSCEAATVIEHAIVPAPTLAAGELSPGVAARIPQQYILYPSNISPHKNHYNLLLAYSRFREKYPIPLILFGHNTELLRSVPPQWPDQVYIPALVSLIHRTGLRLDEHLYPLGFVPDNDVIPLVRQAQALIMPSLSEGGGSYPVEEALKLGVPVLCSDIPVMREHLSRHSAEVVWFDPESPDAITRALDQLFGNYAHYKASAMAGIHDPSETWDDIALKYILVFHRAYQKYHGL from the coding sequence ATGAAGATTGTGATATGGTGCGCAAATCTGATTTCCGTAGGAGGAGGGGCCCGGCTGCTGTCTAATTTGCTGCCGGCCATGGCCAGGCAAGCAGGCATCGAGCGGGTCAGGCTCGTCATCTCCGCTGAGACGCGATTCCGCGAGCGATTATACGGCATAAGCTATCCGAATATGGAAATCGCCTATTTCAGCGGAAGCATTCAATCCGCTGAAGGGCAGGCCCTTCTTCAGGATATGCATGTCGTTTATTTTTTTTGGCCGCATGGGCCCGAATATGTTCCGATTGGGATGCCTGCGATCTGCACCTTCCATGATACGACGGTGCTTGATTATGTGCCTCCGTTTTTAAGCGGCTCCGTCGTGACGTATGTCTGGAGGGCCGCCAAGGAATGGTTGGACAACATGACGTCAATCGTCGTCTCCTCCCATCATGTCAAGGGCAGGCTAATTCAGCATTTCGGACCTTCATGCGAAGCCGCCACCGTGATTGAGCATGCGATCGTGCCAGCCCCGACATTGGCGGCAGGCGAATTGAGCCCGGGCGTAGCTGCCCGCATCCCGCAGCAATATATTCTGTACCCGAGCAACATTTCCCCGCACAAGAACCATTACAATCTGCTGCTGGCTTACTCCCGGTTTCGCGAAAAGTACCCGATTCCGCTTATTTTGTTCGGTCATAATACGGAGCTGCTGCGAAGCGTGCCGCCGCAATGGCCGGATCAGGTGTACATTCCGGCACTGGTATCGCTCATCCACCGAACGGGTCTGAGGCTGGACGAACATCTATATCCACTCGGCTTCGTCCCGGACAACGATGTCATTCCGCTTGTGCGCCAGGCCCAGGCGCTGATTATGCCGAGCCTGTCGGAAGGCGGCGGGAGCTATCCCGTTGAGGAAGCGCTGAAGCTGGGCGTGCCGGTGCTGTGCTCCGATATCCCTGTCATGCGCGAGCATCTGTCAAGGCATAGCGCCGAGGTCGTCTGGTTCGACCCGGAATCGCCGGACGCTATCACAAGGGCGCTTGACCAGTTGTTCGGCAATTATGCGCATTATAAAGCTTCGGCGATGGCCGGCATTCACGATCCTTCCGAGACATGGGACGATATCGCGCTTAAATATATTCTTGTCTTCCATCGCGCTTATCAGAAATACCACGGTTTATAA
- a CDS encoding class I SAM-dependent methyltransferase has protein sequence MHWNYHQPVFATDSAPELPREFMTHGAWSGHRRFAYDLVRFARPRTIVELGTLYGTSFFTFCQAVKDGQLAARCFAVDTWKGDPHAGSYDDVVYQAVQAVTAREFPYIGTLVRSDFDGAVNLFADGSIDVLHIDGYHTYEAVHHDYTTWYPKLAENGIVLFHDTAVRLWDFGVYRLWEELGTHPHITFPHSNGLGVLFPKGCPVNWLPLIANKDALADNYAAGQV, from the coding sequence ATGCATTGGAACTATCATCAGCCTGTGTTTGCAACGGATTCCGCGCCGGAGCTGCCGCGTGAGTTCATGACGCATGGCGCCTGGTCCGGCCATCGCCGCTTTGCATATGATCTGGTCCGCTTCGCCCGGCCTCGCACGATCGTGGAATTGGGCACGCTGTACGGCACCTCGTTCTTCACCTTCTGCCAAGCGGTGAAGGACGGACAGCTTGCGGCGCGCTGCTTCGCGGTCGATACCTGGAAGGGAGACCCGCATGCCGGCAGCTATGACGATGTCGTCTACCAAGCGGTGCAAGCCGTTACGGCCCGTGAATTTCCGTATATCGGCACCTTGGTGCGGAGCGATTTCGACGGGGCGGTGAATCTTTTCGCCGACGGTTCCATTGATGTGCTTCATATCGACGGCTATCACACCTATGAGGCCGTTCATCACGACTATACGACATGGTATCCGAAGCTGGCCGAGAATGGGATCGTGCTGTTCCATGACACTGCGGTCCGCCTGTGGGATTTCGGTGTATACCGGTTGTGGGAAGAACTCGGGACGCATCCGCACATTACGTTCCCCCATTCGAACGGGCTCGGCGTCCTGTTCCCCAAAGGTTGTCCAGTGAACTGGCTGCCTCTGATCGCGAACAAGGACGCGCTTGCGGATAACTATGCCGCAGGACAAGTGTGA
- a CDS encoding glycosyltransferase family 4 protein, whose product MAQIVWHGNAFDSTGYAKATRQYVMALHARGADVKLVSHSALPPIELPRDQRDILEHLQAKPPTAGPRIHIYHYIPELWRRRIRPSFGFTYWETSKIPDSWVRQANQMNGVFLPSTHNIGVFRNSGVTVPLMYIRPCLLEPYRPPSPQAAPPYIHALPPFRFLSVCSWIERKGIDVLLKAFWNEFTAADQVCLVIKTVGNADVLHEVERLKQEQRLPHVPAPVYIDLELRSELEMDALYRSSHAFVLASRGEGVGYPVLEAAMRGVPVITTGWGGHMDFLNEYNSYAIPYHLAPVKPQHYYSGYQADQLWAEPSGSELQRILRHVLSHDDEAALKGQIAKQHTMAHFSPDNAAQELLQALSGLTRRSFTR is encoded by the coding sequence ATGGCTCAAATTGTGTGGCATGGCAATGCATTTGATTCGACCGGTTATGCGAAGGCGACAAGGCAATATGTAATGGCTCTGCACGCTCGCGGCGCCGACGTGAAGCTCGTCAGCCATTCCGCTCTTCCTCCAATCGAGCTTCCGCGGGACCAGCGGGACATCTTGGAACATCTTCAGGCCAAGCCTCCGACGGCCGGACCGCGGATTCATATTTATCACTACATTCCAGAGCTGTGGCGGAGAAGAATTCGTCCCTCCTTCGGATTCACCTATTGGGAAACCTCAAAAATACCGGACTCTTGGGTTCGGCAGGCCAATCAAATGAACGGCGTATTTCTGCCCAGCACGCATAATATCGGCGTATTCCGCAATTCAGGCGTTACAGTACCCTTGATGTACATACGGCCATGCCTGCTGGAGCCGTACCGACCGCCTTCCCCGCAGGCCGCGCCGCCCTATATTCACGCCTTGCCCCCGTTCCGCTTCCTCAGCGTCTGCTCCTGGATTGAGCGTAAGGGCATCGACGTGCTGTTGAAGGCATTCTGGAACGAGTTCACGGCGGCCGATCAAGTATGTCTTGTCATCAAAACGGTTGGCAACGCAGACGTGCTGCATGAAGTCGAGCGGCTGAAGCAGGAGCAGCGGCTTCCCCATGTTCCCGCCCCGGTCTATATCGATCTGGAGCTGCGCAGCGAGCTGGAAATGGACGCGTTATACCGAAGCAGCCATGCCTTCGTCCTCGCCAGCCGCGGAGAGGGGGTCGGATACCCGGTGTTGGAGGCGGCGATGAGAGGGGTTCCGGTCATTACGACCGGATGGGGCGGCCATATGGATTTCTTAAATGAGTACAACAGCTACGCCATCCCTTATCATCTGGCGCCCGTCAAGCCGCAGCATTACTACAGCGGGTACCAGGCCGATCAGCTATGGGCGGAGCCGTCGGGAAGCGAACTGCAGCGCATTCTGCGCCACGTCCTGTCGCACGATGACGAGGCTGCGCTGAAGGGACAGATCGCGAAGCAGCATACAATGGCGCATTTCTCCCCCGACAATGCGGCACAGGAGCTCCTTCAGGCGCTGTCTGGATTGACGCGCCGTTCATTCACCCGTTAA
- a CDS encoding acetyltransferase, with protein sequence MSDSQRTIVIGAGGHAKVIIDTLRADSAVDLAGCTSVAGSGCVGGVPVLGDDSILPELYAQGVHQAFVAIGDNRIRRKMARIAVDIGYTLINAISQYAYISPSASLGSGIAIMPGAVVNAEACIQDYAIINTGATVDHESVIGEACHIAPGSHLSGNVRIGEGSFLGTGTQVIDGITVGAWSVLGAGAVVVRNIPDHCIAIGVPARVITHFDR encoded by the coding sequence TTGTCTGACAGCCAGCGGACAATCGTTATCGGGGCGGGCGGGCATGCCAAAGTCATCATTGACACTCTTCGGGCCGATTCCGCCGTCGACCTTGCCGGCTGCACTTCCGTGGCCGGAAGCGGCTGCGTGGGCGGAGTTCCCGTCCTGGGGGATGATTCGATCCTGCCGGAGCTGTATGCACAAGGGGTCCATCAGGCATTCGTGGCCATCGGCGACAACCGCATTCGCAGGAAGATGGCCCGCATCGCCGTGGACATCGGCTACACCCTTATCAACGCGATCAGCCAATACGCCTATATTTCCCCCTCGGCTAGCCTTGGGTCAGGCATCGCCATCATGCCCGGGGCCGTCGTCAATGCGGAAGCCTGCATACAGGATTATGCCATCATCAACACCGGTGCAACTGTCGATCACGAATCCGTTATCGGAGAAGCGTGCCACATCGCTCCGGGAAGCCATTTATCCGGCAACGTGCGGATCGGGGAAGGCTCCTTCCTCGGGACCGGAACCCAGGTGATTGACGGCATCACGGTCGGAGCATGGTCGGTTCTGGGGGCAGGCGCCGTTGTCGTCCGCAATATTCCCGATCACTGCATCGCCATAGGGGTGCCGGCCCGTGTCATCACACATTTTGATCGGTAA
- a CDS encoding alkaline phosphatase family protein yields the protein MFYIALDAPDAFGHQSGYGTPPQHQAIAEAEERLLRIVDAIDRRGWLEDSLILFVTDHGGGGENAYNHGSAHPMDRTIFWAAIGPCIAPNANLEGLTFKDTAAIVAAALGLPIPESWDARVPHAFFRG from the coding sequence CTGTTCTATATCGCCCTGGATGCCCCCGATGCGTTTGGGCACCAGAGCGGGTACGGTACGCCTCCGCAGCATCAGGCGATTGCAGAGGCGGAGGAGCGCCTGCTCCGCATTGTGGATGCCATCGATCGAAGGGGGTGGCTGGAGGACAGTCTCATCCTGTTCGTCACAGATCATGGTGGCGGCGGGGAGAATGCTTATAATCACGGAAGCGCTCATCCGATGGATCGGACAATCTTCTGGGCGGCAATCGGACCTTGCATCGCCCCGAACGCCAATCTGGAAGGCTTGACCTTCAAGGATACGGCTGCCATCGTGGCGGCGGCCCTCGGCCTGCCGATTCCGGAGAGCTGGGATGCCCGCGTACCGCACGCATTTTTCCGGGGCTAA
- the leuB gene encoding 3-isopropylmalate dehydrogenase, with product MAEVKKIAVIAGDGIGPEVVREAEKVLKRTEELFGYAFETSHGLFGGIAIDEKGTPLPEETLQMCQAADAVLLGAVGGPKWDSNPKELRPETGLLGIRKALGLFSNIRPAVIFDCLKDASTLKPEVLEGTDLIVVRELTGGIYFGEKLRREGEHGQEAVDTCVYNVQEVERIVRQAFEIAQKRRKKLASVDKANVLETSRLWRETVNRIAPDYPDVELEHVLVDNCAMQLLRRPSSFDVIVTENMFGDILSDEAAMLTGSIGMLSSASLGEGSFGLYEPVHGSAPDIAGQGAANPIATILSVALMFRLTFGYEDAAQSIENAVKEVLDAGHRTGDIATDKAKAIGTAAMGDLIIAAMKRA from the coding sequence ATGGCGGAAGTGAAGAAAATCGCGGTAATCGCCGGGGACGGCATCGGTCCGGAAGTCGTCCGCGAAGCGGAGAAAGTATTGAAGCGTACGGAGGAGCTGTTCGGCTATGCCTTCGAGACAAGCCACGGCTTGTTCGGCGGCATTGCTATTGACGAGAAGGGAACCCCGCTTCCGGAGGAGACGCTTCAAATGTGCCAAGCGGCGGATGCGGTGCTGCTCGGGGCGGTCGGCGGTCCGAAATGGGACAGCAATCCAAAGGAGCTTCGTCCGGAGACCGGGCTGCTCGGCATTCGCAAGGCGCTTGGTTTGTTCTCGAATATCCGTCCCGCAGTCATCTTCGACTGCTTGAAGGACGCTTCCACCTTGAAGCCGGAAGTGCTGGAGGGAACGGATCTCATCGTGGTGCGCGAGCTGACCGGCGGCATCTATTTTGGCGAGAAGCTGCGCCGCGAGGGCGAGCACGGGCAAGAGGCGGTCGATACCTGCGTCTATAATGTGCAGGAAGTGGAGCGTATCGTGCGCCAGGCGTTCGAGATTGCGCAGAAGCGCCGCAAGAAGCTCGCCTCGGTTGACAAGGCGAATGTGCTGGAGACATCCCGCCTCTGGCGCGAGACGGTGAACCGCATCGCTCCGGATTATCCGGATGTCGAGCTGGAGCATGTGCTCGTCGATAACTGCGCGATGCAATTGCTGCGCCGGCCGTCGAGCTTCGATGTCATCGTGACGGAAAATATGTTCGGAGATATTTTGAGTGATGAAGCCGCCATGCTGACGGGATCCATCGGCATGCTGTCCTCCGCTTCGCTCGGAGAAGGCAGCTTCGGCCTCTACGAGCCGGTTCACGGTTCCGCGCCTGACATTGCGGGCCAAGGAGCGGCGAATCCGATCGCGACCATTTTGTCGGTAGCGCTGATGTTCCGCCTCACGTTCGGTTACGAGGATGCCGCGCAATCGATTGAGAACGCGGTCAAGGAAGTGCTGGACGCCGGACACCGTACCGGGGATATCGCAACCGACAAAGCAAAGGCGATCGGGACGGCGGCGATGGGCGATTTGATTATCGCAGCCATGAAGCGTGCCTGA
- a CDS encoding glycosyltransferase family 61 protein — MNTIPDQFYVKTRDWVAQFASDPQLVHERYKVIYPKETIHLPAPNGEDGKRWPSACHFEEAFVAVIPEGRIMTGNGYVVTPDHKRLLDVEYAYPYPFSELPPPKYTEETVATLIWGWNIPGVAYTQAIYGHWFFDILPRIHLLEQSGIVIDKYLIGKLTHSFQYESLRMLGFPIDKLIEVDRDDYHLVARKLVVPAVPVILGKSPRWAYQFIRTRLRDDHQIPPRPGFERIYVSREDAHARFVVNEEEVMQVLAEKGFTRIVLTPLSMEEKISIYSSAQAIVAPFGSGNVNVAFCNPGTTMIELSPITVVDDYFWKISNHACLNYYEIICDIEQPPKPVGGADNLIVDIDKLKRVLHMAGI; from the coding sequence ATGAATACGATACCCGATCAGTTTTATGTAAAGACACGGGACTGGGTTGCCCAGTTTGCCTCTGACCCTCAGCTCGTGCATGAAAGGTATAAAGTCATTTATCCGAAGGAAACGATTCATCTGCCTGCGCCCAACGGAGAGGATGGGAAGCGCTGGCCATCGGCATGCCATTTCGAGGAAGCCTTCGTGGCGGTTATTCCGGAAGGAAGAATCATGACCGGGAACGGCTATGTCGTCACTCCCGATCATAAGCGGCTGCTCGATGTGGAGTATGCCTATCCTTATCCGTTCAGCGAGCTTCCTCCGCCGAAATATACGGAGGAGACGGTAGCCACCTTGATCTGGGGCTGGAACATTCCCGGGGTCGCTTATACGCAGGCCATTTACGGCCATTGGTTTTTCGACATTTTGCCGCGGATTCATTTGCTAGAGCAAAGCGGCATCGTTATTGACAAATATTTGATTGGCAAGCTGACGCATTCGTTCCAATATGAATCGCTTCGAATGCTCGGCTTCCCGATCGACAAATTAATTGAAGTTGACCGCGATGACTATCATCTCGTCGCGCGCAAGCTGGTCGTGCCTGCGGTCCCGGTCATCCTCGGCAAGAGCCCGCGCTGGGCCTATCAATTCATCCGCACGCGGTTGAGAGATGATCACCAAATTCCGCCCCGGCCAGGGTTTGAGCGAATTTATGTCAGCCGGGAGGATGCACACGCCCGCTTCGTCGTCAATGAGGAGGAGGTCATGCAGGTGCTGGCCGAGAAGGGCTTTACCCGCATCGTGCTCACCCCGCTGTCCATGGAAGAGAAGATCTCCATCTACTCTTCCGCTCAAGCCATCGTCGCCCCGTTCGGAAGCGGCAATGTGAATGTTGCGTTCTGTAATCCGGGTACAACGATGATCGAGCTGTCTCCCATAACCGTCGTCGATGATTATTTTTGGAAAATCAGCAATCACGCCTGTCTCAATTACTATGAAATCATTTGCGATATCGAGCAGCCGCCGAAGCCGGTTGGCGGGGCCGACAACCTGATCGTAGACATTGACAAGCTGAAGCGCGTGCTTCATATGGCGGGAATCTAG